TGAGGACGGCCAGGCACAGgggtccacacctgtaatcccagcactttgagaggccaaggtgggcggatcgcctgaggtcaggagttcgagaccagcctggccaacatggtgaaatgccatctctactaaaaatacaaaaattagccaggcatggtggtgggcgcctgtaatcccagctactcaggagattgaggcaggagaatcacttggacccaggaatctgaggttgcagtgagccgagatcgcaccacggcactccagcccggtcaacaagagtgaaactccgtcccactaaaaaaacaaaaccaaaaaccaattCCGAGGATGACTGAGGGCTGTTTCCTACTGACCAACTGCCCTCCGAGGAACACGGTGAGATCTTTGATTGAAGAGCTGTTGCAGAAAATTTTACTGCCCATTTTTTCATCTCCTACCCTGAGTCTCTGCCCCTCCATAGTACTTTCCACAGAGCACCCTTCACATCCTTGTTTCTTAGTGTATAAATCAGAGGATTGAGAATAGGGGTAATTATAGTATAAAAAAGGGCAACAAATTTTCCCTCACTCTCAGAATAATTGTGGATGGATTGGAGATAGGTGTAAATGGCCgagccataaaaaaggaacacTACTAGGAGGTGGCACCCACAAGTCCCGAAAGCCTTTCTGCGCCCAGCCATTGACTTGACCCTCAGCACTGCACGAGCAATGTGCACATAGGAGCCTAGAATTAGTGCTACGGGAACAACCACAATTATGACTCGGGCCACGAACATCTTGGCCTCCGTTCCCTCTGTGTCCGCACAAGCCAGCTTCAGAAATACAGGCATCTCACAAAAGAAGTGATTCAGCTGATGGCCACAGAGAGGCATGGCCATTGCGAGACCTGTCTGGATCAGAGAGTTCACGAAACCTGCCCCCCAGGAGGCGACGGCCAGGGTCTGGCAGAGATGGGGGTGCATGATGGCCATGTAGTGGAGTGGACGACAGACAGCAGCATAGCGGTCAAAAGCCATCACCACCAGGAGCACACACTCCGTGGAGCCCAGGGCTAGGTAGATGAAGAGCTGAGCCACACACCCTCCACGGGTGATGGTGCGGTCAACCCCACAGAGGTTGATCAGGAGCTGGGGCACGGTGCTAGTGGTGAAGCAGAGGTCCAGGAGGGACAGGTGGGAGAGAAAGAAGTACATGGGTGTGTGCAGCTGAAGGTCTAGCCAGGAGAGAGCGATGATGATGGTGTTGCCAAAGAGAGTTAGGGagtagaaaatcaaaataaagacaaacaGGATGGGCTCCAGTTGCGGCCAATCTGAGAATCCCACCAAAATGAAGGCGTCTTCAAAACTGGTGTTGAAACTTCCCATAGCCTTTTGCCCGTCTAAACAGCAGACGGAAATGGAATGCCTCCTATACTGAGTACAAATTACAACATGATTTCGCAGGATTCCCTGGATACTGAATCATGCATTTGATTATCTATTTTGCTGTGCAGTTTGTTGTGTCCGgtgttctttctcttctcttcttcaggGTGGAAATCACCAGCTTGGGAATGATACGGCCTTTGTTTGAATCCTAGTCCTGCTGCCTGTTTGTTCCAGGACTTCAGCCAGGCCAGTCAGTCCTTTAGATCCAACATTTCTTTGCCTGAAAGTAGACATGACGTATCACAGCACTGAGATTAGAGTCAAATGCAATGATGTGGAAGCTGCTTTTAAAAGACTCAGACGTAACACGTAGCAATACTATCCTGTGTTGCTCCCGTCTGCCCCACTTCCTGGTCTGGCCGGCGGCCTCTTTCAGTAGGTTACCCACCAGGTCTGACCAGGCCGGGAGCCCTGTTTGACCTCCGGATGCCCACCTGCTTTTCCGACTACGGTCAGCCCATGCAATCCAAGAAGCCCCAAGCCTGACCAGCAAATGACGAGAAGAGTGTAGATTCTTCCttttggagaagaaaagaaaaccaattagCAACAAATATGTTTCCTGAGGTGTGTCATGATGCCTGGACTACcaggcacacacgcacacacgcacatacacactcTCTTCAAGGGATAAATCCCTTCCTCAGCTGCCCAAGAAGAGTTGATTCCTCCTCTCTAGCCCAACCCTGCTTGTACAGGTTCTCTCTAGCACTTGTCACATTCACTGGAATTCTTTTTGTATGTCTTTGTCCCTCTCTGAGCTGTGAGCTCCTTAGTGGTAGCTAATataatgaatgtaaaataaatattagtatctttcagcggggcgtggtggctcacgcctgtaatcccagcactttgggaggtggaggtgggtggatcacctgaggtcaggagtttgagaccagcctggccaacatggagaaaccctgtctctactaaaaatacacacacacaaaaatagccaggcatggcgatgggcacctgcaatcccagctgctcgggaggctgaagcaggagaattccAGGAACCTGGAAGTCGGAGGTTggcgtgagccaagattgtgccacgacactaagaaaaaaaaaaaaaaaaagtagtgtctTTCTTTTTGCTACACAAGAGGtgttaaattaatattattttaattcaggGCACACAGTAGATTTTGAATAAATTTCATTGAGTGAAACATTAGGTTATCCTTTCAAATCTCATCAAAATTCATTTCTTCTAAGAAACCTGAGATTACCAACATATTTGGATAAACTGAAAGTGAGAGACGCATAAAAATGTGctctactttaaaattcacatttcttATGACAAAAAATCTAAACAGGATTATAAGGAAGTATGTCAGAACGCAAAAAAGGGAACAGGAGCCTACAATGTGCTCAATATGAACAATTTTTGCCGAATTAACTCTGTCCTCTTTCTGCTAAGTTTATTGGACTGAAGGCCATCATCAATGGATCAACGCTGAATCAATGATTCCGGTAAGGCGTTTGGACACCACCCTTGATGCCCTTGTGGAAAAGATGGATAAATTGTGAATTAATAACAGCAAAGAGGTAATTCATATGTAGCTTAACCAAGACATCAAAGCCATTTTTTTGAATGACCACCGTAGTAGACAACAATGGCTTTACCATTCATATCGGTCCTGGCAGATCAACTCTACTGTTGACCAGCTGTGACACCTATCCTGGGAAATTTTGTTTCTGTGAATCTTAGTTTACTTACCTATAAAACAGAGAAAGTAATTTATTTCAAAGGATTTGGATTGGGATTAAAGGATGTGATACATTTGGCAAGCTACAAAGAATATGCTACACATACTTTTAACACCTGTCTGTATCAGTAATCTTTAAGTTCCACGCCACTGAGTCTTTTACTTACCATTGTATCCTCATCTTCCAGTGCACAGCCTGGTGAATAAAATGTCTCAGCAAATATTATTGAGTGAATTAACGAACACATTCCTAAAGCTGGCACCATCTTCAACGCACATGAATGTTCCAGAAAGATTTGTTTCCCAGGCAACATGAAGACGTTAACACATTGGCAAtgcttcttgtttttttgtttgttttgttttttgagacagagtctcgctctgtggcccaggctggagtgcagtggcgcgatctcgattcactgcaagctccgcctcccgggtttacgccattctcctgcctcagcctcccgagtagctgggactacaggcgccgccacctcgcccggctaattttttgtatttttagtagagacggggtttcaccgtgttagccaggatggtctcgatctcctgacctcatgatctgcccgcctcagcctcccaaagtgctgggattacaggcgtgagccaccgcgcccggcctccttcttGTTTAGCAGCACAAAGTTTTCAACCATTCCTGATCTATATTTTTATCAATGAGTTTTACAGTGACATATAGATACTTTTAGTATATTTCCAATTGAACAAAAGCTTAGAAATACAATTAATATGATAAATGATAGGACAGTAATCCAAAAGGATTTCATTACAATGAAACAAGAATCCTTAAAGCAACAGCCACCATAGTAGGTAAGATATTAAGATAGCATGAAACTGGGAAAACTGAACTTAGCTTCAAAACCTCAGTTGGATGGAATGGAAGAGACCAAAACTGCAAACTTGACAGCCATTCATTAAAGATATAGAAGACAAAGATTATGTGGGAGGACACtgactaaaaacaaaacacagtgcCCGTTTCTACAGTGCACACtgactgctgaattttaccaaatgcaGGCTCGGACTAGATACAAATCATAATACAAGACCTCACTGCTCCAGTTTGGAAAGACACGTAAAGGTCATTTCCTCACAGCCCCTTGTACCATCTGATGATCCCCTGTTCAGAATCTCAAACCAAGAGCTTGCGTAGGGAAGCCCCTGCCCCCATTTCCTCATCCGTGCTCTGGTGCCCCTTTATTTCTGTCAGCCGCCTGCTTCCATCTTTATGTGCCTTGTACTTGTATTCCCCAATCCATCATGTCAAACATTGCCTTGCTAATATCCTTAACTCATTATCTATCCATCCCATGTACCGAATTCCGGAAGCATGCAATTTTCTAGAGTCTGTATGACTAAAATCAGATTAATAAATTctgcttaaaataataattcagttTTGCCAGTACACCTTTAACTTTTCCCTCTTTCGTGGCTCTTGCTCAAGAGAAATGATCCATGGTCAAACCTTTCCAATTAAAAACATCTCCTTTCACCCCATTCCCCCTTTTGTTACTGCCCCATCTCTTTCCTCCCCTTCAGAGACAAGTGTATTGAAAGAGTTACCTGTGCTGAAGTTTCAGAGACCTCCCCTCACACTCACTATTCAGCCCACTGCTATATGGATGTTGTCCTCATCACATTTCATAGGAAAACACAGTGGACGTTTCAGGTCTCATCTTTCTCCTAACATTTTAGGTGTTGACTGCTGCCGCTTTCTACAAAAaacctcttcccttccctccctgatGTCTTCATCCTTCTCTGTGCATCTCTTACATGTTTGGGTTCGTTCTCTGGGTTGCATCCCAGACCCAATTCTCTTAGCATTCTACAGATTCTTCCTGGAAATGGCATCCTCCCCAGAGCTTGAATCACAGAGTCACTGTATTGCTAACACCCGAATGTGTCTCTTTACCTCTAATCTGTCTCTTGAACTTCGGACTTCTATAGTTCATCTGTATTAACCTTTTTATCTTCTATAGTTCATCTGTAtgccttttaattttctgtatttctgatgCTCTGATATTTTGAGGCTTTGCTGACCCCAGAGGGATGCCCCTCCCAGGACTGGCAATTCCTAGGGCTAGTGCTAGCCTGAAAGCACAGCTCTCATATGCAAACCGATCAACCAGACCCACACCCCAGCCAAAAATTCACAGTGTCTTTACTGGGCTCTCACACTGTGGGCCACTGTCCACCTGTGCTAATCACCACAGGGCCGAGAACCAGACAGGAAGGGACAGCCTTTATATCCCAGAGTGTGCTGAGATTATTCCACCAGGCCATCAGAGGCCGGCATCCCCTGCCTCACCAGTTCCTTCTAGAGGAACCACAGCAAAGGCTCTCGTCCATGGCTTCCTCGCTCCTCTGCCTCCTAACTGTGTGCTTCACCATATGGCCCTGCACAGCCCGTCATGCCCCCTCCTTTCGGGAACTGTGAGTAACAAACCACCTTTTAAATGCCACTCATCTCCCAATCTGCTGGCCTCACCGCACCTGcctgttaaaaacaaaacctgcCTGTGAAAACTCCACCTTCTTGCTGATCATCTCCTCTTGGATGAGTCCTGGGAACCAGAAACTCAGCACGTCCAATACCGAACTCATCACCCTCCCCCAAGAAACTGCCTCGCTCCCTGTGTGCCAGGGGAAGGACGCCAGCAAACTCCACAGTTTACAAAACCAGAAAA
The Macaca mulatta isolate MMU2019108-1 chromosome 6, T2T-MMU8v2.0, whole genome shotgun sequence DNA segment above includes these coding regions:
- the OR2Y1 gene encoding olfactory receptor 2Y1 (The RefSeq protein has 4 substitutions compared to this genomic sequence); this translates as MGSFNTSFEDAFILVGFSDWPQLEPILFIFILIFYSLTLFGNTIIIALSWLDLRLHTPMYFFLSHLSLLDLCFTTSTVPQLLINLCGVDRTITHGGCVAQLFIYLALGSTECVLLVVMAFDRYAAVCRPLHYMAIMHPRLCQTLAVASWGAGFVNSLIQTGLAMAMPLCGHQLNHFFCEMPVFLKLACADTEGTEAKMFVARVIIVVVPVALILGSYVHIARAVLRVKSMAGRRKAFGTCGCHLLVVFLFYGSAIYTYLQSIHNYSESEGKFVALFYTIITPILNPLIYTLRNKDVKGALWKVLWRGRDSG